Part of the Cryptococcus neoformans var. neoformans JEC21 chromosome 11 sequence genome, ATTCGCTGGCTGGGCTATAAAGGTAACAACCTCTCTCCAGGCGAGGTCTGTATGTGAGACTTGGGCCAATAAACATGGCAGCTATTCCTCCCGAGAGAAAGGGTAACGGCTGTTCGATTTGACCTTATTGCGATGCATTTGTCCATCCAGCTTGCTTACACAAACAACAACTGTTTCTTTCGTTCAGAATTTGTCGCGGAATGAATGGTTTCCCTGTGGTAAGCATATATTATATGGTGACGCAGCAACACATGAGATCAAGGGATGGTAGTGGCTCATTGCGGAACAGTATTATGAAAACTCTTTGGTGAACGAAGCTCTAAAGGCATACCGGAGATTGATGAGAAAAAGACCCAGAAAGCAAGAGCACTATCCCGCTGCTATGGCTGGTTATTATATAGACATCAGCGACATCAATAAATAATGGACAATGGCCAGCCTTTGCACATTCCGAATTTCAATCTAacggatggagatgatacTTGGTGGTGAGAAAAATGTGATCCAGATGACAGTCGTCAACAACAAATAGGAGGAGTAAGTAGTACCGACAGCTGAGTGCCCGGTACATATAATATTTATACCTCCTCCTACTAGCTACtactcatcatcatcattcatatCAGTGATCAACGTGGacaccgccgccgccaccgcACAGGGACAACAAAACAACACACGCCGCggttctcttttcttttcgttCGTTCTCATATTTCGACCAATCTCTTATCATCACGTATCAGCCCATTTCCCCCAAGTTCTCGGCAACAAATCATAACGGCAAATATTATGAAATCTCTCAGGCGGTCTTTGAACAACGAAAAGAACAGCAGTTCCCCTCAACCTTCGCCCCCACTACCGATCACCTACTCCGGGAATCCTCATGCCCTCGGCAGACCAGCTGAAAAAGTAGCACCTCCGCAAAAAGTGATTAAAGCGCTCACCTCCCATCAAAGCACGAATCCACAAGAGCTGAGTTACAACAAGGGCGATTTCTGGTATGTGACAGGAGAAAGGGATGTCTGGTTCGAGGCGTTGAGTAAGTCGTAATGTTGTAAGGCGAGAGACGCGTCGTGTCGGCTTTGGCTAATAAACTATAGATCCACTCACTGGATCAAGGGGGCTGGTGCCCAAGCTTGATTTTGAGGAGTTTGTAAAGGGCGGTAGGCATCCTGCAGGTCAGAGGTCGGTGGATCATGGAAGGTAAGGAATTTCATGTTCAAACGCCACGGCGTTGGCGAGTATTGATAAATTCAGTATCAGACCAAACACCCCGTCCCATAGTTCTGGCTCTCAAAAAGATGTACCCAAAGCGGGTCCAATCTTGTCGCCGCCTGCCTCTGCTGACGAAACCCGAACACAGAAAAGCCCGTAGGCGttgaatcttcttctgtttgCTGAACTTGTATCTGACTCGATTACAGAGTGTACGCCATTGTGCAGTATGACTTTCGAGCTGAAAGACCAGACGAGCTGGAAGCCAAGAAAGGAGAACCCATTGTCATCATGGCGCAGAGCAATCATGAATGGTGCGTCATCTACACCAGTCATCAGTAGTAAAGGCTCAAAGTTCTGTTCAGGTTCGTTGCCAAACCTATCGGGCGTCTTGGTGGCCCAGGTTTGATCCCCGTCGCCTTTGTAGAAGTCAGAGATCCTAAAACTGGGCAGCTTATTGAGATTGAGCCAAACTCGATCCCCATGGTCGaagagtggaagaagaaaactgCGGAGTATAAGGCTGCAGCCATACCTCTCGGAAAACTTGATATAGCTCCTGGGCAGGGTGTCACCAACTCACCTTACGCCCCGGCACAAACTACCCGGATTTCCGACTCTTATAGTTCGATGTCTCGCACAGGGTCTATGTCAACTACTTTGATTAACCCTCCCAGTGGGgcatcgtcttcttccaccactccTGCGCCCACTGAAAGATCCTCAAAGCAAACCCCCTATGTTCCTGTGAAGAACGAAATACTACCTCTCGGCGACTTGAAGTCAATGTCCGTTCCCTCGTTTCACCAAGAGAATGGCGTATATTGGTTCCGCCTTCAGGTCACATTTGTCCCCGATGATCTTACCGCTTCTGCTTATACATTCGGTCTTTATCGATCATACGAAGACTTTTACGACTTTCAGATTGCTCTTCTCGATACATTCCCTCTCGAAGCTGGTCGATCTGGTTCCGCCGATGGTCGCTCTACGCCGGAGCGTATTTTGCCGTATATGCCCGGTCCAGTGGATTACGAGATTGATGACGAATTGACTGAATACCGAAGGGAAGAGTTAGATGTGTATGTCAAAGAGCTGCTTGATCTGAAGTCCAAGGGTGCCGGCTTTATCCTTCGACATGAATTATTTAGGGCATTCTTTGCTACTCGACATGGTGATCACTTTGAGAAAGTGTCGAGACAAGATGCCCTGGGAGAGCTAGAAGAGCAGTTGGCAGATGTCAGACTGGAGGACTATGGTGCTTTAACAAACGATATGAGATCCCAGTCAGTCACATCACCACACTCCCAGTCCCCCAACCAATACCGCCATTCTCCACAAGCTTATCAACAGCACGCCGTATCGAAGAGCATGTCATCACGTGGCGcatcacctcttccccccATTAATACAAACCCTCATCATTCGTCGAGACCTGACTCGTCGGCCTATCCCACATCCGGCAGGCAGTCCGCCACGGCGCATTATGTTTCCGGCGGGCCTTCCACAGCCAACACGACGTCGTCATGGGGTATGGGTGCTGGAGGTCCTTCAACTTCTACGAGCGCCACTACACCCGGTACTGCACCTCAATCTGGTCCGCCGCCATACATCAAGATAAAAATTTATGATAGGGCTACTGATGACCTTATCGCCATACGAGTACATTCAGCTGTGACGTTTGCCGAGTTGTCTGACAAAGTGCGAGCGAGGCTAGGACCGGGGGTTACAATGTTGAGATATAGAGTATCGATGGATAGCGGAGAAGGTTATAGGGAGCTGATGGATGATAAGGATCTGAAAAATTGGTTGAGGACTGAGGGCCAAAAGTTGGTCCTGTATGCCGAGCAATGAGGTGTTGTGGATTATCCTTATGAGGTGGAAGTGAAGGAATAGAAATGATGCTGTAGGCTATATCTGTACCAGTCATGTTTGAGATTAGGGTTACATATTACTTTGGAACATTAATGCAGGCGCATATTTCCGTGTCTTTTTAAAAGTATCGCATAGCGTCAGCGAACTTCTGTACGAATAAGAAGAACGGGAGACGCATATCAGGTATTGGTGCCACATCGAGATAATGCCGAAAATCCCGATGCTGGTGCAACGGTTCTGGGTGGCCCATTCGTTGTCATTATGCTTGAAACCTCGAATTCCAAGGCATCGATTCAGCTTCtgtttttcctctttcttccatccgGAAAGGATTGTTCAGACCGAAGCACACTGCGTACTGCACCACAAGTCTCAAGGAAATAGCACTGCCAAAATCTTAGATTA contains:
- a CDS encoding protein scd2/ral3, putative; the encoded protein is MKSLRRSLNNEKNSSSPQPSPPLPITYSGNPHALGRPAEKVAPPQKVIKALTSHQSTNPQELSYNKGDFWYVTGERDVWFEALNPLTGSRGLVPKLDFEEFVKGGRHPAGQRSVDHGSIRPNTPSHSSGSQKDVPKAGPILSPPASADETRTQKSPVYAIVQYDFRAERPDELEAKKGEPIVIMAQSNHEWFVAKPIGRLGGPGLIPVAFVEVRDPKTGQLIEIEPNSIPMVEEWKKKTAEYKAAAIPLGKLDIAPGQGVTNSPYAPAQTTRISDSYSSMSRTGSMSTTLINPPSGASSSSTTPAPTERSSKQTPYVPVKNEILPLGDLKSMSVPSFHQENGVYWFRLQVTFVPDDLTASAYTFGLYRSYEDFYDFQIALLDTFPLEAGRSGSADGRSTPERILPYMPGPVDYEIDDELTEYRREELDVYVKELLDLKSKGAGFILRHELFRAFFATRHGDHFEKVSRQDALGELEEQLADVRLEDYGALTNDMRSQSVTSPHSQSPNQYRHSPQAYQQHAVSKSMSSRGASPLPPINTNPHHSSRPDSSAYPTSGRQSATAHYVSGGPSTANTTSSWGMGAGGPSTSTSATTPGTAPQSGPPPYIKIKIYDRATDDLIAIRVHSAVTFAELSDKVRARLGPGVTMLRYRVSMDSGEGYRELMDDKDLKNWLRTEGQKLVLYAEQ
- a CDS encoding protein scd2/ral3, putative, whose product is MKSLRRSLNNEKNSSSPQPSPPLPITYSGNPHALGRPAEKVAPPQKVIKALTSHQSTNPQELSYNKGDFWYVTGERDVWFEALNPLTGSRGLVPKLDFEEFVKGGRHPAGQRSVDHGRPNTPSHSSGSQKDVPKAGPILSPPASADETRTQKSPVYAIVQYDFRAERPDELEAKKGEPIVIMAQSNHEWFVAKPIGRLGGPGLIPVAFVEVRDPKTGQLIEIEPNSIPMVEEWKKKTAEYKAAAIPLGKLDIAPGQGVTNSPYAPAQTTRISDSYSSMSRTGSMSTTLINPPSGASSSSTTPAPTERSSKQTPYVPVKNEILPLGDLKSMSVPSFHQENGVYWFRLQVTFVPDDLTASAYTFGLYRSYEDFYDFQIALLDTFPLEAGRSGSADGRSTPERILPYMPGPVDYEIDDELTEYRREELDVYVKELLDLKSKGAGFILRHELFRAFFATRHGDHFEKVSRQDALGELEEQLADVRLEDYGALTNDMRSQSVTSPHSQSPNQYRHSPQAYQQHAVSKSMSSRGASPLPPINTNPHHSSRPDSSAYPTSGRQSATAHYVSGGPSTANTTSSWGMGAGGPSTSTSATTPGTAPQSGPPPYIKIKIYDRATDDLIAIRVHSAVTFAELSDKVRARLGPGVTMLRYRVSMDSGEGYRELMDDKDLKNWLRTEGQKLVLYAEQ